The nucleotide window TCTGGGACCACCTCAAGATGAATGGGGGCCACAGCACTTCTGGCACGATGTCAAGCTTAGGTTTTACTACAACACCTCTGAACCAAATGTGATAGACTACCATGCTGCGGAAATTGTAAGCCTTCATCTGCTGTCACTCGTGAAAAAAGAGTGTCTTTTTCTCAGTCCCAACCTAGATTCCCGGGGACTGAAATGtgcttcttctccccatggtctAGTCATGGTTGGGGTTGCTGGAACTGTCCACCGAAGGAACACTTGTTTGGgcattttcaaacaaatttttgGACTCATACACTGCCCTATTGTGGGAAATACTTGGAAAATCAAATTTATCAATCTGAGGATTATTGGAGAGCATTGTCTTGCTCCTGGAACATTAGTGAAACCAGCTATTACATTCGAACCTAGTGATCTAGAGACCTTTTATAATGTAATTACGCTATGTGGTACCAACGAAGCCCACCTTAATGCAAGGCAGGCATTGGATAGTGGAACTGGGAACCAGGCTTTACGCAGTGGTGATGAGGCGTTGTTGAGCAGAAGAGATCTGAGTTTACCCAGCCCTCTGAAGCACTGAGCACCGTCTGTCAGTCTAAGAAAACCTATACAGAAACTCTTCCAAATATCGCCTCAGGAATGTTTAAGGGATTTCAGATGGGGAGGATCGCCCTATTTTAGTTGAAGTATCTTTCTTGACTACAGACTAATATATTATGTGGGTACTTGCCTCTTTCTACCTGAGTTGCAGCAAATGTTCCGAGAGCTTAATGCAATTCATCAAATAAATCCCACGTTAGATGGTATGACTGACGGTGTGCCTTAGAGACCAGGTAATGCTTTCGTTTTACTTATTGAGTATTCTAATATCTGTACTTTTCATGTGCGAGAGATTTAATGTAAACTCAAAGGTTATTTTaggaaacttgaaaaatattttcacacaaaACGTTCAATACTTTAGCAGGGAAACAAAAACttactttgcctttttaaaatttgagaaaccttttttgaaaattaactaTAGTAGTCCAAGCTGATCTAAGCCTTGAGCTAATAGTTTTATAGATCATTTATTGTAATACCATATAAAGGAAACAtactgttgacatttttaaaaaggtgcccagatgcaaaaatactcaacaagatactagcaaatcgaattcaacaacatataaaaagaattatccatcatgatcaagtgggattcattcctgggttacagggatggttcaatatccacaaatccatcaacgtgattcatcacattaacaaaagaaaggataaaaaccatatgatcctgtcgatagatgcagaaaaagcatttgacaaaatgcagcacccTTTCCTagtaaaaacccttgaga belongs to Suricata suricatta isolate VVHF042 unplaced genomic scaffold, meerkat_22Aug2017_6uvM2_HiC HiC_scaffold_3697, whole genome shotgun sequence and includes:
- the LOC115285062 gene encoding uncharacterized protein C3orf38 homolog, which translates into the protein GPPQDEWGPQHFWHDVKLRFYYNTSEPNVIDYHAAEIVSLHLLSLVKKECLFLSPNLDSRGLKCASSPHGLVMVGVAGTVHRRNTCLGIFKQIFGLIHCPIVGNTWKIKFINLRIIGEHCLAPGTLVKPAITFEPSDLETFYNVITLCGTNEAHLNARQALDSGTGNQALRSGDEALLSRRDLSLPSPLKH